In Haliscomenobacter hydrossis DSM 1100, the DNA window TTCAGTTTGTTGCGGTTTCCGTGGATTTGTTGCAGGTGGGTCAGGTTGATCAAGTAGGAACGATGACAACGCAACAAGGCCGGATGCAAGGCTTCTTCCTGGATACTTTTTAAACTCTTGCGGAAAAGTGTTTTCGTAACCCGGGCATCTTGCAGGTGGTGAATGGACACGTAGTTGTCGTCGGATTCAATGAACAGCAAGAGCTTTAAAGGCAGGGTAAAGTGGTCTTTTTGATTTTCGGCGGTAAAAACCAGTAAAAATTCATCCTCTCCGGCTCGGTAAGTATAGGGATGGTCTAATTCCAATGCCTTCCGGAGTTCCCGGATTTTGAGGTACAAGAACAAACCTCCAAGTGGAAATAGGCTCAAAGCACCGATATTGGCCAAAAATTCAAAATAACTGCTCAGTCGAAAATCGTGCCATGCGCCTAAATAATTGTAAAAAAGGAAGACCCCACTGCCCAGCCAAAGCATCGACCAGATGATCCACGACAGCATTTTTCCCCGCGTGGGCTGTTTGACAACCATAGGAAAAATAAGAAACTCATTAAAAGCCAAAAGCAGACTGACCACCATCCACATGAGCAGCATGGCCAAGAGGAATTCCAGTGTAATCGTCTCCTTCGAATTGTAATTGTTTACGCCAAAAGGTTGGAAAAAGAGCAGGAACAAAAATACAAAGCAGCCCACCAGTATTACGAAGTAGATTTTTTCCTTTCGACTGAGTAGGGTACTTTCTTCTTTAAGGATATCCTTGAGTTTTGCCCAATCGTTCATTTTACCTTTGATTCAAAGTAAACGAAGATAAACGTTTAGCACCCGCCTGCGGCGGTTCTTTTTCACCACAGATGGCCACAAATTCACACGGATTTTCATGTCATATCTATAAAATCTGTGTGAATCTGTGGCCATCTGCGGTGAAATCATCTCTATCCATTTCCGCCGCAGGCGCGTGCTAGACTTTTACAACGAAGGTAAATAGAATGAGACTATAGTGTAGAATTTTCATGTAAAACATCAACTCTTAATCTTCGCGTACCTCCGGCTATACCCAAAATAAATCACCAGCCCAATCAACAACCATACCAGCAAACGAATCCAATTGTCGATCCCCAGGTTGAGCATCATTGCGCCGCAAAACAAAATTCCCAGAATCGGCACCAGCGGCACCAAAGGCGTTTTGAAAGGCCGTGGGGTATCGGGATTGCTGCGCCGCATCACCAGAATGCCCACACAAACCAGGATAAACGCAAACAAGGTTCCGATGCT includes these proteins:
- a CDS encoding LytR/AlgR family response regulator transcription factor, encoding MNDWAKLKDILKEESTLLSRKEKIYFVILVGCFVFLFLLFFQPFGVNNYNSKETITLEFLLAMLLMWMVVSLLLAFNEFLIFPMVVKQPTRGKMLSWIIWSMLWLGSGVFLFYNYLGAWHDFRLSSYFEFLANIGALSLFPLGGLFLYLKIRELRKALELDHPYTYRAGEDEFLLVFTAENQKDHFTLPLKLLLFIESDDNYVSIHHLQDARVTKTLFRKSLKSIQEEALHPALLRCHRSYLINLTHLQQIHGNRNKLKVFLNHVKDPIPVSRQYMDSLFALVSQSSQIG